The genomic region ACTTAGCCCTGTCAATAATGTTACACCGATCGAATATAGGTTTGTATGGAACAGACGGGTAAAGTTACCCAAAGTCCATTCAGAAGTCGGAATTCCAGATTTCCATTTGACAAAGGCAGATATTGCAACCGTCACATGTGGCGTAAAGGCAAACAGTAGTACAATTCCGGTCAACAGGTAAGTAAAGAATATCCTTTGCCTTCCTGCAGCCCTCACTGATGGCTGATGTGTTTTTACTGAGGCATATGAACGGCGAGCAAGATAAATTCGCTCAGCCATCAGCAATACAGAAGAAAAGAGAACCATCAGCATACTCCCGGTACTGGCAAGTGAAAGGTTCCCGCCGACTTCACTCATATACTGTTTGTAAATCAGCACTGGCAACACATCAAGATGGATGGAAATGATATATGGTGTTCCGAAATCAGTAAATGCAGTCATCATAGCCAGATATAGGCCATTGACAATCCCTGGGACAGCCAGAGGCAACTCGACCTTCCAAAAAGTCCGCCGAAGGCCACCGCCAAGGCTCATGGAGGCTTCTCTCATGGAATGATCTACTGAGGTAAAAGCATCATAGGTAAGCAAGAAGATAATAGGAAAAACCAACCAAGTGATGACCCAGATAATTCCATGGAGCCCGACAATTGTCCAATCGAGATGCAAAGCTCTTGTAATGATGCCAGTACGGCCCAACAGCATTCTCCAGGCATAAGCCCCAAGAAACGGAGGAGCAACCGATGCCATGGTTATGATCGTAATGACCATACTTGTCCCAGGAATACGGTAACGCGCAAACAGGTACGCAAGTCCTACCCCGAATATGGATGCAAACAACGTCGAAAGCACCATGATGATGAAACTGTTTTTTATTGCATCAGCATAGTCGGACCTTCCTAAGAATGTCCTATAATTTTCCCATGTGGCATGGGTGTGCTTGTCAACGAATGAAATGAATGCTCCAGGTGTATAGGAAATCACTACCTTATTGCCGCTTACTTCCGCTGCCATAGGAACTGTTGCATTGCTTTGTCCTGCAAAAGGATTTGAAAATACCTTCTGTGAGATCCAAAGGGCATGTCCTCCTGACTCCACCTTGAGTTCATCATGGGACAATGTCGACACCTTCGCCTCTTTCTGTCCCATAGACAATGCAAACGCCCCAGGGGAAACAGTTGTTGCAGTATATGACTGTTTTGAAGATGTTTCTTCTATTGTAATTATTTTGCCACTATCGTCACTGTTGACCTTCAGACGTTCGATGGTTTCATTTTCAGGAAGCAATGAGC from Spirochaetia bacterium harbors:
- a CDS encoding iron ABC transporter permease, yielding MPNLKKIGRDPWKIFTIFTIVLFSLLIICSQIWILKSSFKTDGGSFTVKSDAVNGSLLPENETIERLKVNSDDSGKIITIEETSSKQSYTATTVSPGAFALSMGQKEAKVSTLSHDELKVESGGHALWISQKVFSNPFAGQSNATVPMAAEVSGNKVVISYTPGAFISFVDKHTHATWENYRTFLGRSDYADAIKNSFIIMVLSTLFASIFGVGLAYLFARYRIPGTSMVITIITMASVAPPFLGAYAWRMLLGRTGIITRALHLDWTIVGLHGIIWVITWLVFPIIFLLTYDAFTSVDHSMREASMSLGGGLRRTFWKVELPLAVPGIVNGLYLAMMTAFTDFGTPYIISIHLDVLPVLIYKQYMSEVGGNLSLASTGSMLMVLFSSVLLMAERIYLARRSYASVKTHQPSVRAAGRQRIFFTYLLTGIVLLFAFTPHVTVAISAFVKWKSGIPTSEWTLGNFTRLFHTNLYSIGVTLLTGLSATLLDFIFGIGIAYVVVKKRYPFFSNALNQLVMIPYIIPGTVLGIGFILLFNQKPLLLTGTWVILMLAYFIRKLPYAVKSAESSLYQVHPALGEAAESLGAKPLRSFREITFPLMLSGVVSGMTLAFLQIMTEISATIILYRPPWKPMTAVIFENTIDAGADFGVASSMTVLLMIMLYVPLYIITVKARRPKEARIESI